Sequence from the Paenibacillus tundrae genome:
CTTGTGCCGCAGATCGGGCATAATTCGCTCGACAAAAGTAAGTTATAGCGTGTTCAGGTGTGGAACCTCTTCCAATATAAGGGTTTTGTTTTAACCAAGTCTGACGATAGGTTTTATGAAGAATGAGAGAAAATTTGCGCAAATGTGCAAAAAGTGGGTTTGGAGAAAATTCTGGAATAACAAACTACTTTCCAAGAAATCAATCTACATACAAGTTGATAATTGTTAAAAAAGTGTTGTGGAAAAAGAGAAGAATTGAAGTAACAAAGATTGTTTTTAAGTCAAAATTTTATTACACAGAAATGCTATTCCAAAAGTGAGATTATTGGAAAAACCTTATTATATCGGCGATTAGCTATATCATCAAAAGGGATGAGCTAATCAATCATGCTGCTATTTTGTAAAGGTTGCGTAAGAAACTAAGGGGAGAATCATTTTTTTTATTTTAAGAATGTTTAAGTGCAGGATGATTGGATGTTAGAAAGTTTTTGTTTTGGGCCTCATCATTTACGAAAAAAATCATAATTTGCAGAAAATACACAAAAAGCCCTCTATTACAGAAAAGATAGGGCTTTTTTCTTATTGTAATAAATCCCAATCTCGAAGAAACTTATCATATACGACAACATCAGAGTTAATTCTACTTAAGTCCTAGAAAAACGTGTAAAAGCGAATGTTTTTGTCGAAAAAACATAAGCGATTAAAAGGAAGAAGATGCAATCTTTTTCCATAATTTCTAAGGAGAGGAGGGAAAATATGAATCTTTTGAATGATATTAGCTTCCAGAGGTTACAAGGTGCACTTGATGCGTCGAATATGAGACAACGTACGATTGCAGACAATGTTGCAAATGCGGACACCCCGTACTTTAAGCGTTCTAACGTCGCTTTTGAAGAAATGTTGCAGCAGCAAATGGATGGAGATACGCCTGTTCTTAGGGGGAAAGTAACGGATTCAAGGCATTTTGTCATAGGCCCTTCCTCTTCCGTA
This genomic interval carries:
- the flgB gene encoding flagellar basal body rod protein FlgB yields the protein MNLLNDISFQRLQGALDASNMRQRTIADNVANADTPYFKRSNVAFEEMLQQQMDGDTPVLRGKVTDSRHFVIGPSSSVPTPVVNLDHSTSMNNNQNNVDIDREMSLLADNQLRYSAYIQQVNEQIKMMRVGVEGR